The following proteins come from a genomic window of Lolium rigidum isolate FL_2022 chromosome 5, APGP_CSIRO_Lrig_0.1, whole genome shotgun sequence:
- the LOC124657425 gene encoding protein MEI2-like 6, translating to MAATSASRLDRPPAFPPFDVPVPYARGQLYSTKTPPFTLPRSCLLPPPPLPLACAGHGPVGCAYAAGSPPPFPPFPWATPPPLPATRCSIAEIEESAKAEVEDNFSPRSVLTPWRRATPAPASPPPLPLVVGGKRAFDPTSDKTSLMICNIPNSFVKRRFMSILDQHCAQENNNPEWRVVGFVRSEYDFLYLPIDFRTKYNKGYAFVNMTTATAARRLHAFLHGHSWASIGSAKVCEVVYADIQGVDALSAHFSGSRFPCGGNKEYLPVRFGPPRDGHRQTVERVIGRAVPRPR from the exons atggccgccacctccgcctcccgccTGGACCGCCCGCCCGCCTTTCCTCCCTTCGACGTCCCCGTGCCCTACGCCCGGGGCCAGCTCTACTCCACCAAGACCCCGCCTTTCACCCTGCCGCGCAgctgcctcctcccgccgccacctCTGCCGCTGGCCTGCGCCGGGCACGGTCCCGTCGGCTGCGCCTACGCCGCCGGCTCGCCCCCGCCCTTCCCGCCCTTCCCTTGGgctacgccgccgccgctgccggccaCGCGCTGCAGCATCGCGGAGATCGAAGAGTCCGccaaggcggaggtggaggataaCTTCTCCCCCCGCTCCGTCCTCACGCCCTGGAGGCGGGCCACCCCCGcccccgcctcgccgccgcccctgcctctCGTCGTCGGGGGCAAGCGAGCCTTCGACCCAACCAGCGACAAGACTTCTCTCATGATCTGCAATATCCCCAACAGCTTCGT GAAACGGAGGTTCATGTCCATCCTCGACCAGCATTGCGCCCAGGAGAACAACAACCCCGAGTGGCGCGTCGTCGGCTTCGTCAGATCGGAGTACGACTTCCTCTACCTCCCAATCGACTTCAG GACAAAGTACAACAAGGGCTACGCTTTCGTCAACAtgacgacggcgacggcagcgCGGCGCCTCCACGCCTTCCTCCATGGCCACAGCTGGGCCTCCATCGGCTCCGCCAAGGTCTGCGAGGTCGTGTACGCGGACATTCAG GGGGTGGACGCCCTGTCGGCGCACTTCTCCGGCTCCAGGTTCCCCTGCGGCGGCAACAAGGAGTACCTGCCGGTGCGCTTCGGCCCTCCCAGGGACGGCCACCGCCAGACGGTGGAGCGCGTCATCGGCCGCGCGGTGCCCCGTCCCCGCTGA